Sequence from the Magallana gigas chromosome 4, xbMagGiga1.1, whole genome shotgun sequence genome:
TACAAGGTAAATTATGCATTCAAACACataagtaaattatttataacacaAACTGATGGCAGAAGGTGGGGGAATAGGCCGTTCAAATACAATAGATAAGTTAACAATGAttagtttatttacatgttaaagGGGGAAAATACAGTGAATAAGGGAGGTGGGAGGGAAATTCGACAAAACATAGACTGTACCATTTGTAGACTGATAAAACGAAAGTGACGCTATCTTTCAGCCAATCAGATTGCTTCAAGTTCAGCATTAAACTGAGGGGCTCCCCATGGGGAAAGCTGTGcatgttaaaataatgtttatatcTACAGATTAAAAATACATTCGTCTGCATAAAaccatttataattataaattgcatatatctataaacaagtatcaatcaatattgttttatgCATTGTTTACCATTTTTAAACTTCCTAGAACATTTTAGGTCTTACACcaaacaaatattaaacatttgagACTACTGCTGTTATTTGATGCTCTGTAAAACATGAGGCCCACAGACCATATTGCTTACTTGAACAATAGCTCTTGTATCTATTTTGAGCTGTTGAAATATGAAactcttaaaaaatattgattgaaaaactCAAGAacatatgtaaaacaatacATGTCAAAGCCTTCTCTTTGGATATCTTAAGATCTAAGACCCATTAAGTGACCAATCTTGTTATCCTAGGCCTCGACgtattaaagttaaaaaaagagttttaacatgtactttaattattatttcaacGTAAAAGTTTTTTCACGGTGACCTTGGTATGAGGATATAAAGATACAGTCAGTTCAACCATATCTTTTACCGCATACACCATATCATAgtatagcattgaaatctcatagcatagtaTTGAAATCTCCTATCATATCtaacaatctcatagaatcttattcgtcatatcataccatagcatagcatacaacatgattttaactcggttttaaatgtttttatttggaAGAATAAATGCTTACATTGcagatttgtggtaaactttggtttttatcatttaattttaaatgtgcGGAACTCTTCTGTtctggaggcgtttttgttaaaatctcatagcataccatagcatagcatatcATATCACGAAGCCCTACatttcaaatctcatagcattgcaTTAAAAtctagcatatcattaaaatcgcataccaaaGCATTgtattgtaaaagatatgcatgaaatgactgtatgaGGAAGTTAACATAGTATTATAACTGAACGAAGCATTGTATTTCTTGAGATGTGTAAACATGTTTTGTATATACTTCTATGTCAAACTGTGTACCAATCTTGGAATCCCAGTATTGGTCTGTGGTGGACGTTTTtgataatttagaatctacagtATAATTATCTTTGGATGTTTGCCTAATTATCTCACACATTGCAGCATATATTGTAGGTATGTTTAAACATTTCCCAATATATTCTAGCAACAGTATTGGCGTAGgagtttaaacaatttgaaatctacattatttgacaatatttgcaTTATATTTTCACAAATTGCAGCATTATAGTTCTtacgaagatttttaaagaggtGGCTCTGGAAAAggtgttaaaatgtaaaatatttacgACAAACACACATACGTACAAATAGAAGGCAGACAACAGGTAACCAAGAACTCTCACTTGAACCTTCAGTTCAGGTGAGATAAAAAcgaaagttgaaaaaaatatgtttgaacaTTGTATTGGCGATTTTAAATTTCTTACTACAAATTGATTACTTCCGTGAAATATATTTAGcacaatttttgtttaacaatcTTCTCACTAAAACAATTACAGTTAGACTGTACAAGAATATCCTTCCTACATGTTCATGGTGCAGTTAAAGTTTGAAGCACCACAGTTTAAATTAGCGGTGTGTTATAGAactaacaatttaaaaaaaaacaacttttaaagcttaaagaggctgggtggtcaacaaattaactatcaaatttattatatttttggccataaaataataattaatgaaaaaatatcgaAATACCTTAGCTTTCAAATTTGAGCATATTTCtattaagaaaacaaatatagTCTCAATATAGCCACAACCAACTAGCCATCTTATTTAAACGTGGGGGAAAATTCGTAAAGACAAGATcattttcaattataaaaagtaaaataactacaaaagtataaaataattttatttcatcacaCGTATTAACAAATCAAAAGATGAATATGACATGTGGTAATAACAAAGAGTGTACAGGACAGGAGCAGAGCACATATGCCCTTAGTAGgaaggatcaggtgccatgtaGGATAGAACATCCTCTGCTGACTGACGTGTGATATTTGCCGAAATCGGGAAAAACGGAAACTTTCAAAAGAACGGGAAAAGAATAAGTTGAACAATTACTAAACACTATCTACATAAATCAaacagtgaaataaaacataattatatattaatatattttaaacaattgttGATCAAACGATATTAAAATAGATACAAATATCATTCTAGTTAAAATGGCAGagtattactgtaaattccttaaaAAAACGAGGAATTAATATACGCGTAAAATTGCGACTAGCAACACTGACTGATTTTAAATTTCCGCGTTTATTTTTCATACAGCTTTGTAGTTCacgtataattatatattatacatgtaacaaaatattCGTGATTgggattttatgttctcgcgatatGATGAAAAACAAGCAGTAttcgtgtaaaataaggaagTTACATTATATATGAAATTTCTATGAAAAATGAAGTGAAAAGATTGCACTTTAAAATGATTATGTAAGTTAATAATGATATgagtttaatatttaaaatgttatatgaaaacaatgtatattactAAGGTATAACAGTGTGACGAATTTGAGGATCTAACAACGACCAGTTCATGATCATCTTCTACCTGATAGTTATTCGGTTTAAATGGACTTAAAAACGATATTAGCTCaaagttttcaatttatttttccatttataatgtctaaaatgatttatatgggtattttttaTTGATGCATCCTCAGCATTTGAAAGTTTGAaatactttgttttgtaaacaaagtttaAGTCTTGTTATCGTTTTCATATGTATTGTTTTGGTATAAGTTTCATTTGAATTgctctttcttttgttgataatattatatatgaacATATTGAATCAATCTAATTTCCTTACTTTACATTATTGGTAAACATATGATAGACTCAAGCTTTGTTTCCATGACAATGAACCTGACCTCAATCATTCAAATGCACAAGTAAAGgattttatacattaaatacaaataaaataaaataagactatggttgaattttttaaaaaatcgacaggaaaaatgataatttataaggtgttaaaaattataaatgataataaatactCATCTTCACTAGCTAAGGGTTTTTGATTCACTCCGCTCCCAATAAGGATGAATGCAGAGTGTGCCAAAAACCCTTAGTTggcatctgaaaaaaaaacccggagcTTTGTAAATTATTCAACTTAGCTGTAGATTAaaagattgttaaaataaattcgATTCTGAAATGAATTCAGCTGCTTgctttaagaaattaattaagttttttcaaGAAAGCATGGTATGACTAAACATCTATTTATTAGTATAGAAGTTTAGGATAAATCGGAATAATCTGATTCTCTTATAGATGCTGAATTATATTGGCCATACGTGTTTTTACCAACACCTGCATGATCATAATCATTGTCTTCTTCATTCAAAGGTTTATGATTTGCAATATCATAATCAGATACGTCCGATAACTTTGCAGACGACGTGCAATTATATATTCCCTCAACACGTCTTTTtctggtgtttttgtctctaaGATGATCATATGTGCCATCGTCTGCCTCCTTATAAGGACTCTCAGATCCAAGTATAGCGTCATTAGCTAAATGGTATGTAGGATTCGATTGCTGTAGAATAGAGTTTCTGTGGACGTCGTTACTGTCTGTATaagtataattttcattttccatggTTGGAACACTTTTTACTTTCTTGTCCCTTTCCTGTTTATGTTTCAGTCGtctaagaaaataataaaaagtcaCGTTAACAGATTAtcttaatttttgcaaaatgaaTGCTCTTACATTTTGTATTAACTGCATTGAGGAACATCATGCAGTTGATtcgatatttgataaaaaaaaaaaaccattttgctGAAGCTCGagatattttatcattaatcaAATGATATTAATATGATCATTGCCTACTGCTACATGAACgttttacttttctttttccTATTTCAGACATAGTCTGAATTTTAATAGTGATAATGTACAATCATCTTGTAGGTGGTACTACGTGTATAGTTTGTGATACCTATGGTAAAAAACCACTGCAACAGCGCAACAACCTAGGACAACTATTACAACGACCACAGGAATGACTGTTCCAACTGTTGACCCATCtgcaaaaataaacagaaaatagaCTCATTTGTTTGAAGATAAAAAGTGTATGTTCTTTCGATAAATCGAACAGCAGTAACTATCAATTTATCAGACTGTAACAATCTAAGTTGGAATGAATGCAGACGTGAAGTtattataatagttacaattttcAAGACTGATTTCAGGACCTATGGTATCCATGTTGCTAAAATTGTGCCGtattttgggaatttttttatgtatcttGCGCCTACAAGTAAGTTATATTTGCTGAAATCTTTCGTATTTTTTCTGTATTCATTGAAGTTTATTAAGGAATAAAGAAACAATTTTTGAGTATTATGGGATGATAATATTGGTCGTgccgtggtcaaatccaataaagcatGAAGGGctatatgatagatttgaccacgccccgacttaaatgatcacctcataacattaaaagaatgattccttcttacttatatttataatatttccgatttctacactttaaaacagCATGAATTAAAACCACTAATTTTTCATGTGGCACATGCTATGCATTACTACGGGGCACAGCCAATGCCGTTTATCAGTTATGCTACAAGacatattttgtcaattttgtgACGCTCATCTTTTATGCAATTATTGAGTTTTAGGCttcttcaaaattgattcgtagtgTTAACACCGACAAAGACAGTAGAAATTGTAAATACAGGTGCTTAACACATACAGTCGAACTGAACTTTCAACACTCGGAAAAAAGTTTGATAATTCATCAATTTTTCAAGTAGAGTCTCATGATTAGCTAAAACACATGTAACATAGCGGGTTAACTATTTATGTTTATACTCTCGACTCTTCACTTTcacttttttaatacaattaaagACGTAGTGCTATACATTTCTTTACCAATGGGACACGACTAAATGTACTAAGCGTATCttaactcttttaaaatttaaattagtaatggtaaatatttcatatgatTTGTAGTTAAATCTCAAGGGTGAAACGATGACAAAACGCAGACAAAAGATTTTCTCATCTTCATCGAGTCTCATCTGAAATGCTTTTTTATAGACCAAACTCTTAAAAAATTCtcttaagtttatttttttttacttacaagTGGTTCCGAGAAAACGACTTAAAATGACTTACTGTGTTTGTAAGCCAAATTACTGAAATTTGAATTACGATTGGCAATCTGATTTAATGGATACATTCGATCACAAACGGCTTCTACAAACATTTAATGTTCGAGACTTGTGTTTATGTTTCCAAGACGGTAATGCAGGATATTAGCTCTTGAAGTTTTTCAAACTGATATCagaataatttaaatttgttaacaCATTTCTGACtgaaatgaatttcaaaaaggTACTTAAATTGAACAGATCTTCAAAATTCAAGAAACTAAtgcttaaaaaaagaaaccaatgatgttttttaataaaggtACCGAAGGTAATACACGGTCGTTACAGTATTAtataatgtttacaaaatttggtaTAACTTAGAAATTGATTGcaaatcaattcaattcaaatgAAACCATTTGCTTATCTTTTTATGCAATTAAAAGGCTTTTTGGAGATCACGTTTGAATCTAAATTTAGAAATAGTATAAATTACCGGGAAAATACTTTTGTTATACCTTTTGGAGAGCGAGATAACTCTATCAGATCATGGCCCGTCTGGACTTGCTGGTAACTGCTTGAAGTTTTATAGAGTGTGGCAGGGCTGTCTGTACTCTTTGGTGAATAAATATTAGTTGTAGCTGTCTTCTTTAGCATGACGGTAGTTTCTATTGTAATGTCTGAAAGCGGTGTACTTGCATGTGTTACCTACGTGGACATgtataaaacaaagtaaaaggacttgtttaaaagaaaacaattatataGGTAAAATAGTTCTTTGACATTCTTTCAAATTACTTAGTTCAGTTGATggtatgtaaaataaagaacatGATTGACCTACCTCTGAACAGTACACGTCAGACTTTAATTTGTCCGTGCACTTAACGTATTTGCACTCATGATCAATACCATTCGTCATCATTTTACATTGCTGACAGGAACTGATCATTTGTTTAGATTCTTTTATATCAATACctattaaacaatttaatttcaatatatagagaaaaaaatatagcaaaaaATGATAGCAAACATATTAGAACAAACCTGTAGCCCACTTTTGTTCATTCGAGAGTCTTAAACTATGTTAACAATGTAACGGTTATCAAGattattttaatagttttaaaatgaatttttggtaTATTGTCGCGAAACATTCGAGGTATAGAATAATGAACATagcattttgaaatttgatttttatttgaaaatagtatattttttctattaggtgaacaagattgaaaaaaaattgccagCTAATTACCGTTATTTCAAACCAGTAAttcaaatttcaatcaaattcaaaattgataaaaacaagaggcctatgggccaaatcgctcacctgagcaacaatatgCATTATATAATCAGCTTAAAGTAGTCATAATAGAAAATATGTGGACAGTgtggtatattacatgtagatcctgtataaaataAAGTCTACCCCACACCGGATATTCTTGTGTTTATGATCCAGTCCCAGattattttatagtcatatcacatgttgagcattgcagttctcaaaaaaatcctaaacaattgtttataaacgggatataaacctacactTTTAACCCCTTGTAAGGCCCTAGAACCGTTCAGGGGctaaagtctaaacaatttttaagaatcagcaatatgtcaaaatgcttgcatatatgataacattttagtttctgcgaataattaaaatgttttgctttgtaCAAAAATAATCCCAAATGTAGTCCCACCCTACTCctcacaattttgattttaacaaatttgattccacactatctgaagttgcttttacctaagttacagcttttctagataaatggttttttagaagattttaagatgtttctttatatattcctacgtacaATTTGCCCCCTCCTTCCCtgttgtgaccccatcctacaCCCGatgatcatgatttgaacaaaattgaatctactcaacctgacgatgcttccacacaagttttagctttcctggctgattgatttctgagaagaagatttttaaagattaatcattatatactcctatctaaaacttcgaccccccattgtggccccatcctacccccgggagtcatgattttcacagctttgaatctacactacctgagacttcttccacataagtttcagctttctttgccaaatggttcatgagaagatttttaaagatttactttacatattcctttgtaaaattcgaccccccctcCCTTGGTAGGCCAGCCCTACCTCTgggagtcatgatttttacaactttgaatctacagtacctgagaatgcttccacataagttatagctttcctggttgattaatttctgagaagaagatttttaaagatttactctatatattcctatttaagaATTCCAACCCCCTCCCCTCATTGTGGGCCCGCTCTAcccccgggagtcatgattttcacaactttcaagCTACACTACTTAAGGATgtctccacacaagtttcagctttcctggctgatttgtttttgagaagaagatttataaggatttactctatatattcctatgtaaaaattcgaacccccccccccattttggccccaccctacctctgggggtcataattttcacaactttgaatttaaactACTTAAGGATgtctccacacaagtttcagcttttcttgccaaatggttcttgataaaaaattgttttaaagatttctcaaaaatgttcaataattcctaattatctccccttgttaAAAGGTGTGATGTGAAAATTTTtcggactgacggacggacggacagacggacagacagacggacagacagacaaatggacagacggacgacagacaaaatgttatCAGAATAACTCACtttagctttcagctcaggtgagctaaaaagcagtttaacattattataatataatccgaaaaaaaatatatttcaaaacgtAATTTACTTAAGTAATGTGTTGTAACTGTTGTAATTAAGTGAGAATCAAAAAAAAGCATTCGTATAAAATATAATAGGAATATCTTTCTGACGAGTATATTTTCATGAATGATATTCACTGAAGATTTTATTACAGTGTATgtcaatattttattgttttaaagaacAGTGTCGtgattaaaatttgttcaaaacaaatatcataatttgataataaaatgctATTGTTACAACACAaatgatgttttgtttttcaaatgcTCCAGCAAAAATATGTGGCATAACATAAAAAGTTGGGACTAAATTTTCTTTCTGCTAAGAAgaattgttttgcctcggactagaatgtctcgacgtcattggatgaatcgtgtcacgtgattgccttataaatCTCTTTACacggcaagcgtcaaaatttatacggcaacatggcagacgtaacgttatttgagctaattttttacacaaacgttcGACCATACCTTGAAttttttaagccccaaaatattttAGAGTGATAtccctttgcccgtgacgtaataaAACGATTCTATATACAATGGCATTCAGGTTTGCTCAGACGACTGACGAGAAAGGTACAAAATTAGAGAATAAGCCTATGAAGTTAATTcttatatattatcttttgttgtttacatatcaaactttaggtcctcgacaaaacaaaacacttattaggtttgttactgactgtttacagaaatttgtggtgtcggtaaagtccatagaagactcggctccgcctcgccttctatggactttaccgaccccacaaatttctgtaaacagtcagtaacaaacctaataagtaatattggCACCATATATATGatacgatttttttttgttagtcAGAAAgcattgttttatttcactcattAATTCAGGTAATGGGGGACATGCTGCGCAAAAAAGTAATGCACATTTTTAGCATTCTCAAGTTCACATCTTagtaaagttaattttttgagGTTTTTTATTCAGCTTGAAAGAAATGGCATTATCCAGCACAAAAGGAAAAAGGGAATATtcggtaaaaataaaaacatatttagtaAATACATCAACCTGAACATGGTCTTAAATTATTATGGCGCATAGCGAAGCTTGAAAGTCATCTTGGTATCGTACGACCGAATATTGCAAAGTTTTAAGGAGCTGAACAACTCATACAATCAATAAATCCACTgaaatgagtgcaaagttttcgtATATGTTTGAAGAATAAACTAAATGATGCCATTTAGAGCCGAACTGAACGTTattttgacttaaaaaaaatgttcaagtgtttactttttaaatcatcTTTAACCCGACGCTCTTGTAGCCTTTCAGACCTTTGATTTTCCTTTACCTTGATCgtatgatatataattttccttgacaACCCCAATCCAACGTGGAGTATGTGTATAGGTTTGACATGCTGATACtatgtttgttaaatttatttttccgatGAGGTAAACTCCACTTAATTTACAGCGATTCATTCCATCTCTCCATTTTAGATTATTATCTGTCGTAGGAGAACTTCCATTGAAGTGAGATGAAGctaaacaaaaataagaaaactgGTGTTTTAACGATGCAAACATGTTCTTTAAACAGTACACAAACGGTATGTGCATATTTTAGACAATTGGGATTTTAGATTTTAGCTGTTATTTACCacatttgctaaaaaaaactCAACACTTAGAAAACATTGATCTCAATCtcatatacaaatgtacacacatacgaagttttatttcaaaactgaGAAAGGTGTGCAGTGCGTCGTATCTCTTAtctaaattttgttgttttttgctatttcaaatttcaagttTCCTCcattaaaactaaaatcgcaCGTTCAAGAAAAGACTTAGTTTATTTTATCCATTGaacatttgtcattttttaaaacttccatGTATACTCTAAATAGTAAAATAtaggtaaatatatatattcgtCTTTTACGTAATATTCTGATGTTATTTCAatgtaagtatatattttgcaaACTTACACTGACTTAAATTCATCAAAGCGTGTCAGCCCCCCTTA
This genomic interval carries:
- the LOC105338041 gene encoding uncharacterized protein, whose amino-acid sequence is MKSIYVITLFISALAGLCWSMPEMTWFKAQAKCKKKNQSLTLSTNKSSSFYWTGNYNRTSHWIKLQGCYNASSVQLENEIEFSISSPPLCQEYCLQKKILEFAVKGNSCICLPNGFDDFKNRLPPSKCTYMCDKALLMSSECGGESAFNIFSTETSILGIKSRCLSLQCGTDSKLGDTDCRLPLPVICSDRKITSSHFNGSSPTTDNNLKWRDGMNRCKLSGVYLIGKINLTNIVSACQTYTHTPRWIGVVKENYISYDQGIDIKESKQMISSCQQCKMMTNGIDHECKYVKCTDKLKSDVYCSEVTHASTPLSDITIETTVMLKKTATTNIYSPKSTDSPATLYKTSSSYQQVQTGHDLIELSRSPKDGSTVGTVIPVVVVIVVLGCCAVAVVFYHRRLKHKQERDKKVKSVPTMENENYTYTDSNDVHRNSILQQSNPTYHLANDAILGSESPYKEADDGTYDHLRDKNTRKRRVEGIYNCTSSAKLSDVSDYDIANHKPLNEEDNDYDHAGVGKNTYGQYNSASIRESDYSDLS